Proteins from one Malaya genurostris strain Urasoe2022 chromosome 2, Malgen_1.1, whole genome shotgun sequence genomic window:
- the LOC131431203 gene encoding alpha-1,3/1,6-mannosyltransferase ALG2 has translation MVRILFVHPDLGIGGAERLVVDAALALQNKGHTVSFLTNHHDPEHCFEETRDGKLRVLTVGDWIPRDIFGKCYAVCAYVRMVYAAFYFTFFLSKQERFDIVFCDLISLGIPIIRLAKSNPKVLFYCHYPDQLLSQPGSLLKRYYRMPLNYLEEITTGKADGILVNSKFTGRVFKETFKRISVDPDVLYPSLNTKYFDETVLEEKDKISGIPPECFVFLSINRYERKKNLNLAMHAFKRLQELISPHEWNKLMLIVAGGYDERVLENVEHFDELEELAEDMGLRSKIRFLRSPSDREKLFLLQRAQALVYTPENEHFGIVPLEGMYLAKPIIAVNSGGPTETIIHDQTGFLCEPTPVSFGAAMAKLVKDDRSCERMGEMGRKRVQQRFSFEAFSTKLDNIVTDLTARQDEPKKAK, from the coding sequence ATGGTCCGTATTTTGTTTGTACATCCCGACTTGGGTATCGGCGGTGCCGAACGGCTTGTTGTGGATGCTGCATTGGCATTGCAGAATAAAGGTCATACGGTTAGCTTTCTGACGAATCATCACGATCCGGAGCATTGCTTCGAGGAAACACGAGATGGAAAATTGAGAGTCCTTACCGTTGGTGATTGGATTCCGAGggacatttttggaaaatgttaCGCCGTTTGTGCATATGTGAGAATGGTGTATGCTGCCTTTTATTTCACCTTCTTCCTGTCGAAACAAGAACGTTTTGACATTGTATTTTGTGATCTCATATCGCTGGGAATTCCGATTATTCGGCTGGCTAAATCAAACCCGAAGGTGCTGTTCTACTGCCATTACCCAGATCAGCTGCTCTCACAACCGGGCAGTTTGTTGAAGCGATACTACCGGATGCCATTGAATTATCTAGAAGAAATCACAACTGGCAAGGCCGATGGAATCTTAGTAAACAGCAAGTTCACTGGTCGCGTCTTCAAGGAAACATTTAAGCGTATATCAGTCGACCCGGATGTATTGTACCCGTCTCTGAACACAAAATATTTCGACGAAACAGTGCTGGAAGAGAAGGACAAAATTTCCGGTATTCCACCAGAGTGCTTCGTCTTTCTTTCGATCAATCGTTACGAGCGTAAGAAAAATCTTAATCTAGCAATGCACGCTTTCAAAAGACTACAGGAACTCATATCGCCGCATGAATGGAACAAACTCATGCTAATAGTTGCGGGAGGATACGACGAACGTGTACTGGAGAACGTAGAACACTTCGACGAACTAGAAGAACTCGCTGAAGATATGGGTCTTCGCTCGAAGATTCGATTCCTTCGCTCCCCCAGTGATCGCGAAAAGTTGTTCTTACTTCAGCGTGCTCAGGCACTAGTCTACACACCGGAGAACGAACATTTTGGTATAGTACCCCTGGAGGGAATGTATCTCGCCAAACCGATCATTGCTGTAAACAGCGGAGGTCCTACAGAAACCATCATTCATGATCAGACAGGATTTTTATGTGAGCCTACGCCGGTTAGTTTCGGTGCTGCCATGGCAAAGCTAGTCAAAGATGACAGGAGCTGCGAACGAATGGGTGAAATGGGTCGAAAACGGGTTCAACAGAGATTCTCGTTCGAAGCTTTTAGCACTAAGCTGGACAATATTGTAACCGATTTGACTGCCAGACAAGACGAACCGAAGAAAGCCAAATAG